The genomic interval GTACCAGCGTCACCTCCGCCGGAGTCCCGGCAAGCGGCAACTCGACCTCGGCCCCGGTCGTCGGCTCGAATCCCCGGGCCGGGTGCCCGGGCGAGGCCGCGAGGAGTAGCGGACTCGCCACCGACCCGCCGGCCGCGAGGCGGGGCCCGGGGAGATCCGGAGGAGCCGTCGACCCGTCCTCCCGGTCGGCGGGCGGAGGGTCGCGGCGGAACGGGTACGGCCGCTCCGGATCCCAGACCCAGACCAGTCCCGCACCGTCCCCGGTGACCAGCATCGGCCGACCGTCGATCTCGGCCCCGATCGTCCGGGTCGGCGCCGCCTCGTACGGGTAGCGGAACGCCTCGCCGAGTTGCCGGCCGGTCTCCGGCAGCCAGGCCCGTACGGTCGCGTCGTCGCCGCTCCACAGCACGGCACGCCCGCCGAGCCGGCCGGCGAGTACGGAGTTGACCTGGCCGGTGTGCCCGGTGAACGCCGGTCCGAGCGGTCGCCCGGCGCGCAGGTCCCAGCCCTGGGCCACCCGGCCTGCGGCGCCGAGCAGGACCTGCCGGCCGGAGAGCTCCGCGAAGGTCAGCACGGTCACCAGCCCGGCGACCTCGAAGTCGTACCCGCCGAGCGGCTCGACCCGGACGGCGTCGCCGGCCGACGTCGACGCCAGCCGCCACAGCGAGACCCGGCCGGTGCTGGTGCCGACCGCCAGCACGGCGCCCTCGCCCGCCTCGGTCGCGGCCAGGACGCTGATCCGGTCGCTGCCGGTCCGCAGCGTGCGCACCCGGGCGCCCCGGTCGGCACCGAGCGACCAGATCTCCAGGTGCGGCGAGCCGCCGGTCAGCACCGCGAACGGGCGGCCGGCCAGCGCGACGGTCGCCAGGGAGCGCACGTCGCCGCACCACTGCCGCCACCGGTTCCGGCCGGTGTCGAGGTCGCTCACCTGGAGATAGCCGGCCCCGGCGCCCGAGACGACCAACTGCTCGCCGTCGATCCGGGTCGTCGCGGACGACCGCGCGTGCGCCCGTTCGTCCACCGCGCCGACGAGCGCACCGTCGGGCAGGTCGAGCACCACCCGGGCCCCGGCATAGCTGGTGACGAGGGCGCGGGGGCGCCCGGTCCGGTCGTCGGTGAAGCCGACCAGCGCGGTGACCCAGGCCGGCACCGGCTGGTACGGCCCGGGTCGCGCCGGCAGTGGTCGTGGTCGCCGACCGGCGGCGCCCCAGCTCCAGAGCGGTACGCCGGTCCAGGGTGGTGGACCGGTCCGGGCCGGTTCGGCGACCCCGGGCCGGACGGACCGCTGCGGGGTACGCCCCGCTGTCCCGTCGGTCATCGGCGGCGCGCCGTCCCGGGATGCCGCCCGTCCGGCTGGGCGATGGCCGGAGAAAACGGAAACACGATCGTGGCGATCTCTCGTGGCGGCTAGGCCGGCGTCAGATCCACGTCAGCGGGATCGGATGGCGAGCCGACCGGAGGGAGGGGCGGAGAAGTGACCGGGCGACGCCAGCGCATCGACGATCATTACCGCATCTTAGTCCGGTCGGCAGGGCGGTCCGGGCCCCGCGAAAGGAGGGGCATGCCCGACACGGGTGGCATGCCGGACACGGGCGGCAGCTCCGGACCGACCGGAGATCCCGCTGCTCCGCCCCGCGCCGGCTAGACCGAGAGCAGCGAGTGCACCGACGGATCCCGCAGGTCGCTCCGGTCACCGGATCGGACCACCTCACCGGCGTCCAGGATCACGAACCGGTCGGCGAGCCGCAGCGCCAGGTCCAGGTACTGCTCGACCAGCAGGATGGCGAGCCCGAGTTCGTTGTGCAGCCGCTGTACCGCCTCCTCGATCTCCAGGATGATCGACGGCTGGATGCCCTCGGTCGGCTCGTCCAGCAGCAGCATCTTCGGCCGGCTGACCAGGGCACGGGCGATGGCGAGTTGCTGCTGCTGCCCGCCGGAGAGGAAGCCGGCCCGGCGCTTCAGCAGCCCCGGCAGCGCCGGGAAGAGGTCGAGGGCCTCGTCCACCGCCCCCCGGCTGACCTGACCGGCCGCCTCCGCCGCCACCTGGAGGTTCTCCCCGACGGTGAGCTGCGGGAAGGTCTCGTGGCCGGGCGGTACGTAGCCGAGTCCCCGGCGTACCCGCTCGTGGGTCTTCAGCCCGGTGATCTCCTCTCCGGCGAAGTGCACCCGGCCGGCCCGGACCGGCAGTACGCCCATGATCGCCTTGAGCAGGGTCGTCTTGCCGACCCCGTTGCGCCCCATCACGCAGACCAGGGAGCCGGCCGGCGCCGCCAGGTCCACCCCGAAGAGCACCTGCGCCCGCCCGTACGCCACGTCCAGGCCCTGCACGGTCAGCATCACGACGCCTCCCTGACCAGCTCGGCGCTCTCCTTGCGGGTCCGGCCGAGATAGACCTCCTGCACCCGGGGATCGGCCTGCACCTGCGCCACCGTCCCCTCGCAGAGCAGCCGGCCCTCGTGCAGCACCGTCACCGTGCTGGCGAACCGGCGCAGGAAGTCCATGTCGTGTTCCACCACGATCACCGTGTGCTCCTTCGCGACCTGCCGGAGCAGCTCGCCGGTCCGGGCCCGCTCGTCCCGGCTCATCCCGGCCACCGGCTCGTCCAGCAGCAGCAGGCTGGGCCGCTGGGCGAGCAGCATGCCGATCTCCAGCCACTGCCGCTGCCCGTGCGAGAGCACCCCGGCCGGGCGGTCGGCCAACTCGGCCAGCCCGGTGGTCTCCAGCGCCGCCGCCACCTGGTCGGCGACGCCCCGGCGACGCCGCAGCAGGGTGCCGAGCGGGCGCCGGAACGTCGCGGCCAGGTCCAGGTTCTCCAGTACGGTCAACTGCTCGAAGACGACCGACGTCTGGAAGGTACGGCCGATGCCGAGCCGGACGATCTGGTGCTCCCGCCGCCCCAGCAGCTCCGTACCGGCGAAGCGGACCGAGCCGGCGGCGGGTCTGGTCAGCCCGGTGATCACGTCGATCAGGGTGGTCTTGCCGGCCCCGTTCGGCCCGATCAGGAAGCGCAGCTCGCCGGCGCCGACCGTGAAGTCGAGATCGGTGATCGCCCGGAAGCCGGAGAAGAGCACGTTCAGCCCGCGTACCCGGAGCAGCTCGGTCATGCCGGCTCCTCCGCCCGGTTGGCGGCCGCCACCGACACCCCGGCCGGGGAGCGCTCGACCGGTGCGACCGGGACGACGGAGTCGACGGGGCCGCGTCCGTTCGCCGCCGGGGTACCCGACGGGACCGGAGCCGCGACGGCCCGGCCCGGGCGGCGGCGCCGGTGCCGGACGGCGGCCCGGAGGTCGGCGGCGAGCCCGGCGAGCCCACGCGGCGCCCAGAGCATCACCACCACGAACATCGCGCCCTGGAGATAGATCCAGTTGTCCGCCGACTCCTCGCTGAAGACGGTCTTGGCGTAGTTGACCAGCAGGGCGCCGCCGACCGCGCCGGCCAGCGAGAACCGGCCGCCGATCGCCACCCCGATCAGCAGCTCGAGCGAGGCGACGATGCCCAGGTTGGCCGGGCTGAGCAGGCCGACCATCGGCACGAAGAGCGCACCGGCGATCCCGGCCATCCCGGCGGAGACGGCGAAGGCGATGGTCTTCACCACGGCCGGCTCGTAGCCGAGGAAGCGCACCCGGTCCTCACCGTCGCGCACGGCGAGGAGCAACTGCCCGAAGCGGCTGCGGCTCAACTGCCAGGCGAGCAGGAACATCCCCCCGAGCACACCCACCACGACCAGGTAGAGGATCCGCTTGTCGCCCGGCTGGTAGAGGTCCAGCCCGTAGAACATCTGGAAGTTGGTCAGCCCGTTCGTGCCGCCGGTCAGCCCCTGCTGGCCGACCAACAGGATCACGAACGCGGCGGCCAGCGCCTGGGAGAGCACGGCGAAGTAGGCGCCCCGGACCCGCTGCCGGAACACCAGCAGGCCGAGCAGCACCGCGACGGTGACCGGCAGCAGCACCACCATGGCGAGCGCGAAGGCCGGGTTGGCGAAGGGCCGCCAGAGCGCCGGCAGGCTCTCCACCCCGCTCCAGACCATGAAGTCCGGCAGCCCGCCGGGACCGGCCTCGCGCAGCTTCAGGTGCATGCCCATGGCGTAGCCGCCGAGGCCGAAGAAGACGCCCTGGCCGAGGGTGAGCATCCCGCCCCGGCCCCAGGCCAGGCCGATCCCGACCGCGACGATGGCGTAGCAGAGGTACTTGCCGAGCAGGTCCAGCCGGAACGGCGAGAGCACCGCCGGGGCGACCAGTACCAGCAGCAGGCCGACCGCGACGAAGAGCGCCGGGCCGGTCAGCCGGCGCCGCAGCGGGCCGCCCCGCCGGTCCTGTGCGGCCGCGACCGTCCCGGTCACGACAGTGCCCGGGTACGCACGACGAACATCCCCTGCGGGCGGAGCTGGAGGAAACCGATGATCACGGCGAACACCACCACCTTGGCGAAGCTGGCCCCGTTGTCGACCCAGAATTCGACGAAGCTGTTCAGGATGCCGAGGGCGAAGGCGGCGATGACCGCGCCCCGGAGTTGTCCGAGGCCGCCGGCGACGACCACCAGGAACGCGTCCACGATGTAATTGGTGCCGAGGGTGGGCCCGACCGGGCCGATCAGGGTGAGCGCCACCCCGGCGACCCCGGCCAGGCCGGAGCCGATGAAGAAGGTGAGCTGGTCGACCCGTTCGGTGGCCACCCCGCTGACCGCGGCGAGCTGCCGGTTCTGCATCACCGCGCGCATCCGCCGGCCGTGCCGCAGCCGGGTCAGGTAGAGCCAGATCGCCAGCACGCAGCCGACCGCGAGCACCATGATGAAGACCCGGTTGTACGGCAGGCGTACGCCGCCGAGGTCGAGACCGCCGGTGAGCCAGCCCGGTGCGCGTACCTGCACGTTCGGCGCGCCGAAGATGTCCCGGGCGACCTGTTGCAGGACCAGGCTGATCCCCCAGGTGAGCAGCAGGGTGTCCAGCGGTCTGCCGTAGAAGTGCCGGATCGCCAGCCGTTCGAGGATCAGCCCGAGCACCCCGGCGACGGCGAACGCCAACGGCAGGGCGACCAGCACCGACTGGGTGCCGACCAGCGGTTGCAGCAGGTACGCCGTGTAGGCGCCGGCCATGATGAACTCGCCGTGGGCCATGTTGATCACGCCCATCTGGCCGAACGTGAAGGTCAGACCGAGGGCGATCAGGAGCAGCACCGCTCCGATGCTCGCCCCGATCACCAGTTGGTTGAGTGTCGCCATGGCGCCGGCGCCTCCGTCCCGGTTTCGCGGCCGTCAGTCGGGGATCTGTCCGGTGTTCAGGAGAGGCCGGCCGCCCACGGGTAGCCCTTCAGGTAGGGGTCGGGCTTGATCGGCTTGCCGGAGTTCCAGACCTCGCGGATCTGGCCGTCCGGCTGGACCAGCCCGATCCGGGCGGTCTTGAAGACGTGCTGGTTCTCGCCGTCGATGGTGACGGTCCCCTCCGGGGTCTCCAGCGAGATCCCGGCCGACGCCTTCTTCACCGCCTCGACGTCGACGCTGCCCGCCTTCTTCACCGCCTCCGCCCAGAGGTGCACGGCGTTGTAGCCGGCCTCCATCGGGTCGGAGGTGACCTTGGCGGCGCCGTACTTGGCCTTGAACGCCTTCACGAAGGTCTCGTTCCGGGCCCCGGCCGTGGTCTGGTAGTAGTTCCAGGCCACCAGGTGGCCGGCGACGTTCTCCGGGCCGATGCCGACGACCTCCTCCTCGGCGACGCTGACCGAGACGGTCGGCATCGCCTCGGCGGTGATGCCGCTGCTGCGCAGCTGCTTGAAGAAGGCGACGTTGCTGTCCCCGTTCAGGGTGTTGAAGACCGCGTCCGGCCTGGCCTGCTGGAGCTTGTTCACCACCGTGCTGTATTCGGTGTGACCGAGCGGGGTGTACTCCTCGCCGAGCACCGTCATCCCGTTCGCCGCCGCGTACGCCTTGATGATCTTGTTCGCGGTACGCGGGAAGACGTAGTCGCTGCCGACCAGGAAGACGGTCTTCTTCCCCTGCTCCCTGAGGTAGTCCAGGCCGGGCACGATCTGCTGGTTGGTGGTCGCCCCGGTGTAGAAGATGTACGGCGAACTCTCCAGCCCCTCGTACTGGACCGGATACCAGAGCAGCGCCCTGTTGCGCTCGAAGACCGGCAGCATCGCCTTGCGACTGGCCGAGGTCCAGCCGCCGAAGACGGTGGCGACCCGGTCGGCGGAGATCAGCTTCTGCGCCTTCTCGGCGAAGGTGGGCCAGTCCGAGGCGCCGTCCTCGACGACCGGTTCGAGCTTCTTCCCGAGCAACCCACCGGCGGCGTTGATCTCCTCGATGGCGAGCAGTTCGGCATCCCGTACGGTCACCTCGCTGATCGCCATGGTGCCGCTCAACGAGTGCAGGATGCCGACCTTGATGGTGCTTCCACTGCCAGCACCCGACGCCGTCGTCGGATCTTCGGCACATCCGCCCGCGGCCAGCAACACCGCCGCCGCGACCAGCATGACCAGCCGGTTCCGCACGCCTCGTGGCATCCGCCTCTCCCCTTTCGCCGCAGGACTGCTGCGTAGTGCCACGAACCGTAGGAATGCTGGATTTCATGAATCTGAGTGCATCGATGTCTGTCGTGTTAACGAACCCTCACAACGCAGTTCGATCACCGGAGTCACGCAGACGGTACGCACCCCGGCTATACATCCGGTGTATACCCGTGGTGTAGAGTCCCCCGCATGTCGATCGGACAGACTTTCCTGGGCCTGCTGGAGGCCAGCCCACGGCACGGCTACGAGCTGAAACGGGTCTACGACGAACGCTTCGGCCAGGGCCGACCGCTGCACTACGGGCAGGTCTACTCGACGCTGGCCCGGCTGCTGAAAAGCGGTCTGGTCACCGTCGACGGCGTGGAGCCCGGCGCCGGCCCGGAGCGCAAGCGCTACGCCATCACCGCCGCCGGGGTCACCGACGTGCA from Plantactinospora sp. BC1 carries:
- the urtE gene encoding urea ABC transporter ATP-binding subunit UrtE, with product MLTVQGLDVAYGRAQVLFGVDLAAPAGSLVCVMGRNGVGKTTLLKAIMGVLPVRAGRVHFAGEEITGLKTHERVRRGLGYVPPGHETFPQLTVGENLQVAAEAAGQVSRGAVDEALDLFPALPGLLKRRAGFLSGGQQQQLAIARALVSRPKMLLLDEPTEGIQPSIILEIEEAVQRLHNELGLAILLVEQYLDLALRLADRFVILDAGEVVRSGDRSDLRDPSVHSLLSV
- the urtA gene encoding urea ABC transporter substrate-binding protein; this encodes MPRGVRNRLVMLVAAAVLLAAGGCAEDPTTASGAGSGSTIKVGILHSLSGTMAISEVTVRDAELLAIEEINAAGGLLGKKLEPVVEDGASDWPTFAEKAQKLISADRVATVFGGWTSASRKAMLPVFERNRALLWYPVQYEGLESSPYIFYTGATTNQQIVPGLDYLREQGKKTVFLVGSDYVFPRTANKIIKAYAAANGMTVLGEEYTPLGHTEYSTVVNKLQQARPDAVFNTLNGDSNVAFFKQLRSSGITAEAMPTVSVSVAEEEVVGIGPENVAGHLVAWNYYQTTAGARNETFVKAFKAKYGAAKVTSDPMEAGYNAVHLWAEAVKKAGSVDVEAVKKASAGISLETPEGTVTIDGENQHVFKTARIGLVQPDGQIREVWNSGKPIKPDPYLKGYPWAAGLS
- the urtB gene encoding urea ABC transporter permease subunit UrtB gives rise to the protein MATLNQLVIGASIGAVLLLIALGLTFTFGQMGVINMAHGEFIMAGAYTAYLLQPLVGTQSVLVALPLAFAVAGVLGLILERLAIRHFYGRPLDTLLLTWGISLVLQQVARDIFGAPNVQVRAPGWLTGGLDLGGVRLPYNRVFIMVLAVGCVLAIWLYLTRLRHGRRMRAVMQNRQLAAVSGVATERVDQLTFFIGSGLAGVAGVALTLIGPVGPTLGTNYIVDAFLVVVAGGLGQLRGAVIAAFALGILNSFVEFWVDNGASFAKVVVFAVIIGFLQLRPQGMFVVRTRALS
- the urtD gene encoding urea ABC transporter ATP-binding protein UrtD, coding for MTELLRVRGLNVLFSGFRAITDLDFTVGAGELRFLIGPNGAGKTTLIDVITGLTRPAAGSVRFAGTELLGRREHQIVRLGIGRTFQTSVVFEQLTVLENLDLAATFRRPLGTLLRRRRGVADQVAAALETTGLAELADRPAGVLSHGQRQWLEIGMLLAQRPSLLLLDEPVAGMSRDERARTGELLRQVAKEHTVIVVEHDMDFLRRFASTVTVLHEGRLLCEGTVAQVQADPRVQEVYLGRTRKESAELVREAS
- a CDS encoding WD40 repeat domain-containing protein is translated as MTDGTAGRTPQRSVRPGVAEPARTGPPPWTGVPLWSWGAAGRRPRPLPARPGPYQPVPAWVTALVGFTDDRTGRPRALVTSYAGARVVLDLPDGALVGAVDERAHARSSATTRIDGEQLVVSGAGAGYLQVSDLDTGRNRWRQWCGDVRSLATVALAGRPFAVLTGGSPHLEIWSLGADRGARVRTLRTGSDRISVLAATEAGEGAVLAVGTSTGRVSLWRLASTSAGDAVRVEPLGGYDFEVAGLVTVLTFAELSGRQVLLGAAGRVAQGWDLRAGRPLGPAFTGHTGQVNSVLAGRLGGRAVLWSGDDATVRAWLPETGRQLGEAFRYPYEAAPTRTIGAEIDGRPMLVTGDGAGLVWVWDPERPYPFRRDPPPADREDGSTAPPDLPGPRLAAGGSVASPLLLAASPGHPARGFEPTTGAEVELPLAGTPAEVTLVPGEHPLLAEAGADHLRLWDPATGERIAALPIGRDPGRPGVAAVGVSGLADGATPVGPLAVALLDGRRVLLVADGAALFRVDVATGRLDGPATGHTGRIRGLAVGELAGVPVGLTAAEDDTVRLWELDAREPSGWPVLDGFGGAAYAVLAATVHGRGLVFGAGRNGQVRCADVTELVRSIRAGRLGEAGAGAEAGGGPAGPAPPVLDGLPPEPVVVLTATRPVRSLAVVRADRTSWLVAADGSVLRWQPVGEPGRPGQTIEMAAPVTDLVALSGVLVVATGDGLVGYRPPPDRAG
- the urtC gene encoding urea ABC transporter permease subunit UrtC, translating into MTGTVAAAQDRRGGPLRRRLTGPALFVAVGLLLVLVAPAVLSPFRLDLLGKYLCYAIVAVGIGLAWGRGGMLTLGQGVFFGLGGYAMGMHLKLREAGPGGLPDFMVWSGVESLPALWRPFANPAFALAMVVLLPVTVAVLLGLLVFRQRVRGAYFAVLSQALAAAFVILLVGQQGLTGGTNGLTNFQMFYGLDLYQPGDKRILYLVVVGVLGGMFLLAWQLSRSRFGQLLLAVRDGEDRVRFLGYEPAVVKTIAFAVSAGMAGIAGALFVPMVGLLSPANLGIVASLELLIGVAIGGRFSLAGAVGGALLVNYAKTVFSEESADNWIYLQGAMFVVVMLWAPRGLAGLAADLRAAVRHRRRRPGRAVAAPVPSGTPAANGRGPVDSVVPVAPVERSPAGVSVAAANRAEEPA